A genomic region of Devosia ginsengisoli contains the following coding sequences:
- the rnr gene encoding ribonuclease R, which yields MKSPKTTSKPRSTSGPRRATSPRATELPTREQLLEALAQQSDIKGKRDLAKVFGIRGDMRRPFKAMLAELEGEGIITRTRKALRRTAALPHVTVLDIPADADPDDLHAFPAQWNDEEGEKPRVTVLGGRDARVVPAPGDRILARIDAGEGDVPVYTAKAMKILDKPRRGQIGIVRMDDDGARLIPVDRKQKEMRIPLGDLLDAKDGDLVEVEVKLSGRLMIPRAKVTSVIGNPMSEGAVSLIAIHNLEIPYHFPASVIREAEEAKEATLKGREDWRDLPLVTIDPPDAKDHDDAVHAAPDADPANPGGHVVTVAIADVAAYIRPGTALDREAYLRGNSVYFPDRVVPMLPERISNELCSLKQGEPRAALAVRMVMGADGKKRSHSFHRILMRSAAKLSYQQAQAAIDGNADDQTGPLLDPILRPLWAAYDAMASARDKRGPLDLDLPERKIVLDDKGMVKDIRIPERLDAHRLIEEMMIAANVAAAETLEQKKSALLYRVHDEPSSEKLQALRDFLGSLDISVKKSDSVRASDFNGILSQARKAGNVEQVSEMVLRSQAQAEYAAENYGHFGLNLDRYAHFTSPIRRYADLIVHRALIAALGLGDDGLSENEALRLSGIAQHISATERRAMLAERETADRLLAQFLAAQIGARFEGRISGVTRSGLFVRLLETGADGFIPASTLGEDYYRYTEDQQAMVGDRTGEKFALGDRVTVRLLEAAPVAGALRFELLSEGTRGNPSSGRRGQKRPSRSYGPRGRKKR from the coding sequence ATGAAAAGCCCAAAAACCACCAGCAAGCCCCGCAGCACCTCCGGCCCGCGCCGCGCAACCTCCCCGCGCGCGACCGAGCTGCCGACCCGCGAACAGCTCCTCGAAGCCCTCGCCCAGCAATCCGACATCAAGGGCAAGCGCGATCTCGCCAAGGTCTTCGGCATCCGCGGCGACATGCGCCGTCCCTTCAAGGCCATGCTGGCCGAACTGGAGGGCGAAGGCATCATCACGCGCACGCGAAAAGCCCTGCGCCGCACCGCCGCCCTGCCCCATGTCACCGTGCTCGACATCCCCGCCGATGCCGACCCCGACGATCTCCACGCCTTCCCGGCCCAGTGGAACGACGAGGAAGGCGAAAAACCCCGCGTGACCGTGCTCGGCGGCCGCGACGCCCGCGTCGTCCCCGCCCCCGGCGACCGCATCCTGGCCCGCATCGATGCCGGCGAGGGCGATGTCCCCGTCTACACCGCCAAGGCGATGAAAATCCTCGACAAGCCGCGTCGCGGCCAGATCGGCATTGTCCGCATGGACGATGATGGCGCTCGCCTCATCCCGGTCGATCGCAAGCAGAAGGAAATGCGCATCCCCCTCGGCGACCTGCTCGACGCCAAAGACGGCGATCTCGTCGAAGTGGAAGTGAAGCTCTCCGGCCGCCTGATGATCCCACGCGCCAAGGTCACCTCGGTCATCGGCAATCCCATGTCCGAAGGCGCCGTCAGCCTCATCGCCATCCACAATCTGGAAATCCCCTACCATTTCCCCGCCTCGGTCATCCGCGAGGCCGAGGAAGCCAAAGAGGCCACCCTCAAGGGCCGCGAAGACTGGCGCGACCTGCCCCTGGTCACCATCGACCCGCCCGACGCCAAGGACCATGACGACGCCGTCCACGCTGCACCCGATGCGGATCCGGCCAATCCCGGCGGCCACGTCGTCACCGTGGCCATTGCCGATGTCGCCGCCTATATCCGCCCCGGCACCGCGCTCGATCGCGAGGCCTATCTGCGCGGCAATTCGGTCTATTTCCCCGACCGCGTCGTGCCCATGTTGCCCGAGCGCATTTCCAACGAACTGTGCTCGCTCAAGCAGGGCGAGCCCCGCGCCGCCCTCGCCGTGCGCATGGTCATGGGCGCAGATGGCAAAAAGCGCAGCCACAGTTTCCATCGCATTCTCATGCGTTCGGCCGCCAAGCTCAGCTACCAGCAGGCCCAAGCCGCCATCGACGGCAATGCCGACGACCAGACCGGCCCCTTGCTGGACCCCATCCTGCGCCCCCTCTGGGCCGCCTATGACGCCATGGCCTCGGCGCGCGACAAGCGCGGCCCGCTCGATCTCGACCTGCCCGAGCGCAAGATCGTGCTCGACGACAAAGGGATGGTGAAAGACATTCGCATCCCCGAACGCCTCGACGCCCATCGCCTCATCGAGGAAATGATGATCGCGGCCAATGTCGCCGCCGCCGAAACGCTCGAGCAGAAAAAGTCCGCTCTGCTCTATCGCGTCCACGACGAGCCGAGCAGCGAAAAACTTCAGGCCCTGCGCGACTTCCTCGGTTCGCTCGACATCTCGGTCAAGAAATCCGACAGCGTCCGCGCCAGCGATTTCAACGGCATTCTCAGCCAGGCCCGCAAGGCCGGCAATGTCGAACAGGTCAGCGAAATGGTGCTGCGCAGCCAGGCGCAGGCCGAATATGCCGCCGAGAATTACGGCCATTTCGGCCTCAACCTCGACCGCTATGCCCACTTCACCTCGCCCATCCGCCGCTATGCCGATCTCATCGTCCATCGCGCGCTGATCGCGGCCCTCGGCCTGGGCGATGATGGTCTCAGCGAAAACGAAGCCCTGCGGCTATCAGGCATCGCCCAGCACATTTCGGCCACCGAGCGCCGCGCCATGCTGGCCGAGCGCGAAACCGCCGATCGCCTGCTGGCGCAATTCCTCGCCGCCCAGATCGGCGCCCGCTTCGAAGGCCGCATTTCCGGCGTCACCCGCTCCGGCCTTTTTGTCCGCCTCCTCGAAACCGGCGCCGATGGCTTCATCCCCGCCTCCACCCTGGGCGAGGACTACTATCGCTACACCGAAGACCAGCAGGCCATGGTCGGCGATCGCACCGGCGAGAAATTCGCTTTGGGCGACCGCGTCACCGTCCGCCTGCTCGAAGCCGCTCCCGTCGCCGGCGCCCTGCGCTTCGAACTGCTGTCCGAAGGCACGCGCGGCAATCCGTCATCTGGTCGGCGCGGCCAGAAGCGCCCATCTAGGTCTTACGGCCCCCGGGGCCGGAAAAAGAGGTAA
- a CDS encoding DUF983 domain-containing protein, translating into MGSKSLPERSVGQAMWRGTLCKCPHCGKGRLFRAYLKVADQCEVCGEQLNLHRADDFPPYIAIMIVGHLLVGIMLHMDMVYHVNPLTYLYTMVPLGIVLPLLILPSVKGAIVGLQWANHMYGFGTGQID; encoded by the coding sequence ATGGGTTCGAAGAGTCTGCCAGAGCGCAGTGTCGGTCAGGCCATGTGGCGGGGCACGCTGTGCAAATGTCCCCATTGCGGCAAGGGCCGTCTGTTCCGCGCCTATCTCAAGGTCGCCGACCAGTGCGAGGTCTGCGGCGAGCAGCTCAACCTGCACCGCGCCGATGACTTCCCGCCCTATATCGCCATCATGATCGTCGGCCACCTGCTGGTCGGCATCATGCTGCATATGGACATGGTCTATCACGTCAACCCGCTGACCTATCTCTACACCATGGTCCCCCTGGGCATCGTGCTGCCATTGCTTATCCTTCCCTCGGTCAAGGGGGCTATAGTGGGCCTGCAATGGGCCAACCACATGTACGGCTTCGGCACCGGCCAGATCGACTGA
- the rpmG gene encoding 50S ribosomal protein L33 encodes MAKAASVKIKLVSTADTGYYYVTKKNARTQTEKLSYNKYDPVVRKHVEFKEAKIK; translated from the coding sequence ATGGCCAAAGCCGCTTCCGTCAAGATCAAGCTCGTGTCGACGGCTGATACTGGCTACTACTACGTCACCAAGAAGAACGCTCGCACCCAGACCGAGAAGCTCTCGTACAACAAGTACGATCCGGTTGTGCGCAAGCATGTCGAATTCAAGGAAGCCAAGATCAAGTAA
- a CDS encoding PleD family two-component system response regulator, with protein MTARVLIVDDIPTNVRLLEARLTAEYYEVVSAASGPQAIDIANNSDVDIVLLDVMMPDMDGFEVCQRLKANPKTQHIPVLMITALDQPSDRVKGLEVGADDFLTKPVDDMQLMARVKSLVRLKSLTDELRARAMTGQQIAIEDAMRAMDKINTTGGSILIIDTDQRHAERIQGYLTLEHDVDILNQPADAVFQVTGAQYELALVAMALDDFDPLRVCSQIRTLEHTRNLPIILLSEDADKPKVVRALDLGVNDFISRPVERNELAARVRTQIRRHRYALELRQSVNNTMALAVTDDMTGLYNRRYFDRHLGVMLSKAQSQDRDMALMILDIDHFKAVNDTYGHDIGDAVLKEFATRLKRNIRGVDLACRFGGEEFVVLMPDTDYGQAELVAERVRQSIAERSFEVNAGRPLSVTVSAGVTLNESDADTPETLIKRADVALYRAKREGRNRVVFDAA; from the coding sequence GTGACTGCACGCGTTCTGATCGTCGATGATATTCCCACCAATGTCCGCCTGCTCGAAGCACGGCTGACAGCCGAGTATTACGAGGTCGTCAGCGCTGCATCTGGCCCGCAAGCCATTGATATTGCTAACAATTCTGACGTCGACATCGTCCTGCTCGACGTCATGATGCCCGACATGGACGGCTTCGAGGTCTGCCAGCGGCTCAAGGCTAATCCGAAGACCCAGCATATTCCCGTTCTGATGATCACGGCGCTCGACCAGCCCTCCGACCGGGTCAAGGGGCTGGAAGTGGGCGCCGACGACTTCCTGACCAAGCCGGTCGACGACATGCAGCTCATGGCGCGTGTCAAGAGCCTGGTGCGGCTCAAGTCGCTGACCGACGAATTGCGGGCCCGCGCCATGACCGGGCAGCAGATCGCCATCGAAGACGCGATGCGCGCGATGGATAAGATCAATACGACGGGCGGCTCCATTCTCATCATCGACACCGACCAGCGACACGCTGAGCGTATCCAAGGTTATCTCACGCTTGAGCATGACGTGGATATCTTGAATCAACCGGCCGATGCGGTGTTCCAAGTCACTGGCGCACAATATGAATTGGCGCTGGTGGCGATGGCGCTTGATGATTTCGACCCGCTGCGGGTGTGTTCGCAGATCCGTACGCTGGAGCATACGCGCAACCTGCCGATCATCCTGCTGTCGGAAGATGCCGATAAACCGAAAGTGGTGCGGGCGCTGGATCTTGGGGTCAACGACTTCATCTCGCGGCCGGTGGAGCGCAACGAACTGGCGGCGCGGGTACGCACGCAGATCCGTCGCCATCGCTATGCGCTGGAGCTGCGGCAAAGCGTCAATAATACCATGGCGCTGGCGGTGACCGACGACATGACCGGGCTCTATAACCGGCGCTATTTCGACCGGCATCTGGGCGTGATGTTGAGCAAGGCGCAAAGCCAGGATCGCGACATGGCGCTGATGATCCTGGATATCGACCACTTCAAGGCGGTCAACGACACCTATGGCCACGATATCGGCGACGCGGTGCTCAAGGAGTTCGCGACGCGGTTGAAGCGGAACATCAGAGGCGTTGATCTTGCTTGCCGATTTGGCGGCGAGGAATTCGTCGTGCTGATGCCGGACACTGACTATGGCCAGGCCGAACTGGTGGCCGAGCGGGTGCGGCAGTCGATTGCCGAGCGGAGCTTCGAGGTCAATGCCGGGCGACCGCTATCGGTGACCGTGTCGGCAGGGGTGACGCTCAACGAGAGTGATGCCGATACGCCGGAAACGCTGATCAAGCGGGCTGATGTGGCGCTATATCGTGCCAAGCGCGAGGGACGAAACCGAGTGGTATTCGACGCTGCTTGA
- a CDS encoding response regulator, which translates to MPKTVMIVEDNELNMKLFNDLLESRGYAVIQTRNGMEALDLARAHHPDLILMDIQLPEVSGLVVTKWLKDDDDLAHIPVIAVTAFAMKGDEERILQGGCEGYISKPISVPHFLETIARYIGPA; encoded by the coding sequence ATGCCAAAGACTGTGATGATCGTTGAGGACAATGAGCTCAACATGAAGCTCTTCAACGATCTGCTGGAATCGCGCGGCTATGCCGTCATCCAGACCCGTAACGGGATGGAGGCGCTCGATCTCGCGCGCGCCCATCATCCCGACCTGATCCTCATGGATATCCAGCTGCCCGAGGTTTCCGGGCTGGTGGTGACCAAGTGGCTCAAGGACGATGATGACCTGGCCCATATCCCCGTCATCGCCGTCACGGCCTTTGCCATGAAGGGCGACGAGGAACGGATTTTGCAAGGCGGGTGCGAGGGTTACATTAGCAAACCCATCTCGGTGCCTCACTTTCTGGAAACTATTGCCCGCTACATTGGTCCGGCCTGA
- a CDS encoding DUF3572 family protein has protein sequence MPRSETVETSVAALADSCLGYLAENPEELLAFMQFAGFDPDALRRSVGSSALQRGLVDYFASNEPILLALCANSGMSPEQFMRVWHRLNPSG, from the coding sequence GTGCCGCGTTCCGAGACAGTCGAAACCTCCGTTGCCGCACTGGCCGATTCCTGTCTCGGCTACCTGGCGGAAAACCCCGAGGAACTGCTGGCTTTCATGCAGTTTGCCGGGTTCGATCCCGATGCGCTGCGCCGTTCCGTCGGCTCTTCCGCCCTTCAGCGCGGCCTCGTCGACTATTTTGCCTCAAACGAACCGATTCTGCTCGCCCTCTGCGCAAATTCCGGCATGTCGCCCGAACAGTTCATGCGGGTCTGGCATCGGCTCAACCCATCAGGGTGA
- a CDS encoding DNA polymerase IV, producing the protein MTLDWLCRDCLAHGSGATVPARCPGCGSPRLRSHEELFSLSTAHVDCDAFYASVEKRDDPSLRDKPLIIGGGTRGVVSTCCYIARQSGVRSAMPMFQAKKLCPDAVIIKPNMAKYVGVSRQIRQYMDALTPLVEPLSIDEAFLDLSGTQALHKAAPALVLARFARAIETDLGVTISVGLSHNKFLAKVASDLDKPRGFAVIGKAETLSFLAPRPISLIYGVGKVFAETLRKDGLVTIGQLQDEPPENLMRRYGETGARLARLSRGEDSRRISSDGEMKTISSETTFNSDISDLEALSTELLNVTERLSERLKAKGVVGDTVTLKLKSAGFRLRTRARHLMIPTQLTNVIYETGRSLLEREVDGTAFRLIGIGVSGIDTADGSDPADLLEPAIARKAAAERAMDRVRTRFGRDSVVRGKLYRQKPAPLPAEPDDDQNEGKTR; encoded by the coding sequence GTGACCCTCGATTGGCTCTGCCGCGACTGCCTGGCCCATGGGTCCGGCGCCACCGTGCCCGCGCGCTGCCCGGGCTGCGGTTCGCCACGCCTGCGCAGCCATGAGGAACTGTTCAGCCTCTCCACCGCCCATGTCGATTGCGACGCCTTCTATGCCTCGGTCGAAAAGCGCGACGACCCCAGCCTGCGCGACAAGCCGCTGATCATCGGCGGCGGCACGCGCGGCGTGGTGTCCACCTGCTGCTACATCGCCCGCCAGTCCGGTGTCCGCTCGGCCATGCCCATGTTCCAAGCCAAAAAACTCTGCCCCGACGCAGTCATCATCAAGCCCAACATGGCCAAATATGTCGGCGTCAGCCGCCAGATTCGGCAGTATATGGACGCCCTGACCCCACTGGTCGAACCGCTTTCCATCGACGAGGCCTTCCTCGATCTCTCCGGCACCCAGGCCCTCCATAAGGCCGCGCCGGCCCTCGTCCTGGCCCGCTTCGCTCGCGCCATCGAGACCGATCTCGGCGTCACCATCTCGGTTGGCCTCAGCCACAACAAGTTCCTCGCCAAGGTCGCCTCCGACCTCGACAAGCCCCGCGGCTTCGCCGTCATCGGCAAGGCGGAAACCCTGTCTTTCCTGGCGCCCAGGCCGATCAGCCTCATCTACGGCGTCGGCAAGGTCTTCGCCGAAACCCTGCGCAAGGATGGTCTGGTCACCATCGGCCAGTTGCAGGACGAACCCCCGGAAAACCTGATGCGCCGCTATGGCGAAACCGGCGCTCGTCTTGCCCGCCTGTCCCGCGGCGAGGACAGCCGCCGCATTTCCTCGGACGGCGAGATGAAAACCATCTCGTCTGAGACAACATTCAACAGCGATATCAGTGATCTGGAAGCGCTTTCTACCGAATTGCTCAATGTCACAGAGCGCCTGTCCGAACGCCTCAAGGCCAAGGGCGTGGTCGGCGACACGGTGACGCTGAAACTCAAATCGGCAGGTTTCCGCTTGCGCACACGCGCCCGGCATTTGATGATCCCCACGCAATTGACCAATGTGATTTACGAAACCGGCCGATCCCTGCTGGAACGCGAGGTCGATGGCACCGCTTTCCGGCTGATTGGAATCGGCGTTTCGGGTATCGATACCGCCGACGGCAGCGATCCGGCCGATTTGCTGGAGCCGGCCATCGCCCGCAAGGCGGCTGCCGAACGGGCCATGGACCGCGTCCGCACCCGCTTCGGCCGCGATTCCGTGGTGCGCGGCAAGCTGTACCGACAAAAGCCGGCCCCTCTGCCGGCAGAACCAGACGACGACCAGAACGAAGGCAAGACACGATGA
- a CDS encoding RidA family protein, whose translation MTSPIEKLREYGYELPAPKAPVASYVPVTRTGNILYVSGQISSNDQGVVTGLLGDTMNVVQGGNAAELSALNVLSQIVHSAGIPLEDVKRILKITVLVASTPDFTEQHLVANGASNLLVGVLGDKGKHARAAFGVAALPLGAAVEIEAVVEV comes from the coding sequence ATGACCAGTCCGATCGAAAAGCTCCGCGAATACGGCTACGAACTGCCCGCCCCCAAGGCCCCGGTCGCCAGCTACGTTCCGGTGACCCGGACCGGCAATATCCTCTATGTCTCGGGCCAGATTTCCTCCAACGACCAGGGCGTCGTCACCGGCCTGCTCGGCGACACAATGAATGTGGTGCAGGGCGGCAATGCCGCCGAACTGTCCGCCCTCAACGTGCTGTCGCAGATCGTCCATTCCGCCGGCATCCCGCTGGAAGACGTCAAGCGCATCCTCAAGATCACCGTCCTGGTTGCCTCGACCCCTGATTTCACCGAGCAGCATCTGGTGGCCAATGGCGCCTCCAACCTGCTGGTGGGCGTATTGGGCGACAAGGGCAAGCATGCCCGCGCGGCCTTCGGCGTCGCCGCCCTGCCCTTGGGCGCGGCGGTGGAAATCGAAGCCGTCGTCGAAGTCTGA
- a CDS encoding glycerophosphodiester phosphodiesterase family protein: MTEPLFPNPVAHRGLHDRASGVIENSASAFEAAILAGFAIECDVQLTSDGVPVIFHDDDMKRLLGKDGAVADCAAADITSAKLLDSAAGDCPQKFTDFLAQIAGRALLQIELKHQRDTTGTQLLARAVAEALKAYEGPVTVESFDPHLLTAIRQFGFTGPRGIITYDYKPDGWDSHLTEEQRYTLRHLLHWHETQFDFISCSQDALQLPAIVFWRALGKPVTAWTVRSQVEADAALPGADQIVFEGFAPKSA, from the coding sequence ATGACCGAACCTCTGTTTCCCAATCCCGTTGCCCATCGGGGCCTGCATGACCGCGCCAGCGGCGTCATCGAAAACAGCGCCAGCGCCTTCGAGGCCGCGATTCTCGCCGGCTTCGCCATCGAATGCGACGTGCAACTCACCAGCGACGGCGTGCCGGTCATCTTCCACGACGATGACATGAAGCGCCTGCTGGGCAAGGACGGCGCCGTGGCCGATTGCGCCGCCGCCGACATCACCAGCGCCAAGCTGCTCGACAGCGCCGCCGGCGATTGCCCGCAGAAATTCACCGATTTCCTGGCTCAGATTGCCGGCCGTGCCCTGCTGCAGATCGAGCTCAAGCACCAGCGCGACACCACCGGCACCCAATTGCTGGCCCGTGCCGTGGCCGAGGCACTCAAGGCCTATGAGGGCCCGGTGACCGTGGAATCCTTCGATCCGCACCTGCTGACGGCCATCCGCCAGTTCGGCTTTACCGGCCCGCGCGGCATCATCACCTATGACTACAAGCCCGACGGCTGGGACAGCCACCTGACCGAAGAGCAGCGCTATACGCTCCGCCACCTGCTGCATTGGCACGAAACCCAGTTCGACTTCATCTCCTGCTCCCAGGATGCGCTGCAATTGCCGGCCATCGTCTTCTGGCGCGCTCTGGGCAAGCCGGTAACGGCCTGGACCGTCCGGAGCCAGGTCGAGGCCGACGCTGCCCTGCCCGGCGCCGATCAGATCGTCTTCGAGGGCTTTGCACCCAAATCCGCGTGA
- a CDS encoding GNAT family N-acetyltransferase, with product MADQPTLRATIHPSTASIPAAVWNSLVPSTDGRSDNPFLDHAFFLALEESGCATGRTGWQPQHILLSDDSDRPLGLMPLFLKSHSMGEYVFDHGWADALERAGGHYYPKLQCSVPFTPATAPKLLVPSSDPTIRAALLSTAQQLAIQRNASSVHATFVPEAEAEEIEADGWLKRADTQFHWHNQGFASFDDFLETLSSRKRKTIRRERRDALADGLTIKWLSGSDLREEHWDAFYAFYEDTGARKWGRPYLNRDFFSRLNATMADRIVLMLAYDGPEAIAGAINFVGKDRIFGRNWGCTREVPFLHFELCYYQAIDYAIAHKLDVVEAGAQGEHKLARGYAPATTWSTHWIAHPGLRDAVADYLDHERALVERNQELLEQFTPFRKGERTDHKD from the coding sequence TTGGCAGACCAGCCCACACTCCGCGCCACTATCCATCCCAGCACGGCGAGCATTCCCGCCGCCGTGTGGAACAGCCTTGTGCCATCGACCGATGGGCGCAGCGATAACCCGTTCCTCGACCACGCCTTTTTCCTGGCGCTGGAAGAATCCGGCTGCGCCACGGGCCGCACTGGCTGGCAGCCTCAACATATCCTGCTGAGCGACGACAGCGACCGTCCGCTGGGCCTGATGCCGCTCTTCCTCAAGTCGCACTCCATGGGCGAATATGTCTTCGACCACGGCTGGGCCGATGCGCTGGAGCGCGCCGGCGGCCACTATTACCCCAAGCTGCAATGCTCGGTGCCCTTCACCCCAGCCACCGCACCCAAGCTGCTGGTGCCCTCTAGCGACCCGACGATCCGCGCCGCGCTGCTTTCGACGGCCCAGCAATTGGCTATCCAGCGCAACGCCTCGTCGGTCCACGCCACCTTTGTCCCGGAAGCCGAGGCCGAGGAAATCGAAGCCGATGGCTGGCTCAAGCGCGCCGACACGCAGTTCCACTGGCACAACCAGGGCTTTGCCAGCTTCGACGACTTCCTCGAAACGCTCTCCTCTCGCAAGCGCAAGACCATCCGTCGCGAGCGGCGCGATGCGCTGGCCGATGGCCTGACGATCAAATGGCTTTCCGGCAGCGACCTGCGCGAAGAGCACTGGGATGCGTTCTACGCCTTCTATGAGGATACCGGCGCCCGCAAATGGGGCCGGCCCTATCTCAACCGCGACTTCTTCTCACGGCTGAACGCAACGATGGCCGACCGCATCGTGCTAATGCTGGCCTATGACGGACCTGAAGCCATTGCCGGCGCCATCAACTTCGTCGGCAAGGACCGCATTTTCGGCCGCAACTGGGGCTGCACTCGCGAAGTGCCGTTTCTGCATTTCGAGCTCTGCTACTACCAGGCCATCGACTACGCCATCGCCCACAAGCTGGACGTGGTGGAAGCCGGTGCGCAGGGCGAACACAAGCTGGCGCGGGGCTATGCGCCGGCAACCACCTGGTCGACCCACTGGATCGCCCATCCCGGCCTGCGCGACGCCGTGGCTGACTACCTCGATCACGAGCGCGCCTTGGTCGAGCGAAACCAGGAACTGCTCGAGCAGTTCACCCCCTTCCGCAAGGGCGAACGAACAGATCACAAGGACTGA
- a CDS encoding HIT family protein encodes MSYDPSNIFGKILRGEIPAHRVYEDETALVMMDIFPQSRGHTLIVPKAPSRNLLDADPAALATVIPLVQKVANAVKHATGADGIRLAQFNEAPAGQTVFHLHFHVIPVYEGVALGAHGGGKADDADLAALARDIAAAL; translated from the coding sequence ATGAGCTACGATCCGTCCAATATCTTCGGCAAGATCCTGCGCGGCGAAATCCCGGCCCACCGGGTCTATGAAGACGAAACCGCGCTGGTGATGATGGATATTTTCCCCCAGTCGCGCGGCCACACACTGATCGTGCCCAAGGCCCCGTCACGCAATCTGCTCGACGCCGATCCGGCGGCCCTCGCGACGGTAATTCCGCTGGTGCAGAAAGTGGCCAATGCGGTCAAGCACGCCACCGGCGCCGATGGCATCCGCCTCGCCCAGTTCAATGAAGCACCGGCAGGCCAGACCGTGTTCCACCTGCATTTCCACGTCATTCCGGTCTATGAGGGCGTAGCCCTCGGCGCCCATGGCGGCGGCAAGGCTGACGACGCCGATCTTGCGGCCCTGGCCAGGGACATCGCCGCAGCGCTCTAG
- a CDS encoding ABC transporter ATP-binding protein, whose translation MSKPHLVLTDVHRHYGQGESIVHVLEAANLTVNSGELVALVAPSGAGKSTLLHLSGLLESPQSGEVAIMGIPTSKLGDRGRTQLRRSTVGYVYQFHHLLPEFTALENITMPQLIAGKSQGDADRRSMELLDLLGVAPRASHRPAELSGGEQQRIAIARAAANHPKVILADEPTGNLDPETSDVVFAALANLIKNEGAAALIATHNHDLARRADRIVTLKGGLVVDHTL comes from the coding sequence ATGAGTAAGCCGCATCTGGTTCTGACCGACGTTCATCGGCATTACGGACAGGGCGAGAGCATCGTCCACGTGCTGGAAGCGGCCAACCTGACCGTCAACAGCGGCGAGCTGGTGGCGCTGGTGGCGCCATCAGGCGCCGGAAAATCCACACTGCTGCACCTGTCAGGCCTGCTCGAAAGCCCGCAATCCGGTGAAGTCGCCATCATGGGCATTCCGACCAGCAAGCTGGGGGACCGTGGCCGTACGCAATTGCGGCGCTCTACGGTGGGCTATGTCTATCAGTTCCACCACCTGCTGCCGGAGTTCACGGCGCTCGAAAATATCACCATGCCGCAGCTTATCGCGGGCAAGTCCCAGGGGGATGCCGACCGGCGCTCGATGGAGCTGCTGGACCTGCTGGGGGTGGCGCCGCGCGCCAGTCACCGACCGGCGGAACTGTCGGGTGGCGAACAGCAGCGCATCGCCATTGCCCGGGCCGCGGCCAACCATCCCAAGGTGATCCTGGCCGACGAGCCGACCGGCAATCTCGATCCGGAAACCAGCGACGTGGTGTTCGCCGCTTTGGCCAACCTGATCAAGAATGAAGGCGCCGCTGCGCTTATCGCCACGCACAACCACGACCTGGCGCGGCGGGCGGATCGGATCGTGACGCTCAAGGGCGGTTTGGTGGTCGATCACACTTTGTGA